The genomic DNA GGATAGCAGAACACCGGCTCGTCGCGAATCGTCGTCGCCGGATCGTAATCGTAGCTGGCCTGCGCGTCCGTGGAAAGAATCCGTCGCACTTCGGGCAGCCGGTTGGCGAAAGCCACCACCATATCGCGCGAATCCGGGACGCACTTGCCGCAGGTTGCAAAGTCCTTTTCGCACTCGAAACAGAGCGCACGCATTACTTGCTCTTGCAAAAGGCGAAGAGCACGGTCGAGCGTCGTCAATACGTACGCGCGGATTGTGCGCTCTGTCAGCTGGCCGTATCCAAAATAACCGGGAAAGAGCACGCTTCGGAGCATCTCCACGCACTCGTGGACCGAGCTGCGGGAAGGCCGCGGATGGCCGCGGAAGTTCTTTCCCGCTGGATTGCCGGGCACGTCGCCCGGTGCGCAGACCGCCTCAAGTATCGCGTCGAAATCTATCCTGCCGTCTCCGAACTGCTCGCATGCCTCGTCCAGAATCGGCGTAATCTGTGGATCATTCATAAGCCGCCTCCCGTCCGGCCGGTATTCCCCAGCCATCGGCGGAAAAAGATTATCACAGAAATGCCGCATCGAGATTCCGGAATTAAATCCGCCGGACAACCGGCTTTGGTATAATGCCCCCGCCGGGCGGCGGTTTCCGGCTCAAAGGATGATGCGCGTTGAAGATTTTTCTGGATACGGCCAATATTGACGAGATCCGGCAGGGCGTGGAAATGGGCCTCGTGGACGGAATCACCACGAACCCCACGCTTGTCGCCAAGGAAAAAGTCAAATTCAAGGACCGGATAATCGAAATCTGCGAGATCGTGGACGGCCCGGTAAACGCGGAAGTAACCGGTCTGACGGCGGACGAAATGGTGAACGAAGCCCGCGAAATCAGCGAGTGGGCCAAGAACATCGTCGTCAAAATACCGATGACGCCCGAAGGAATGAAAGCCGTCCAGCGGTTGTCCAAACATGATATCGACACCAACGTGACCCTGATATTCAGCGTCAACCAGGCGCTGCTTGCCGCGAAGGCCGGGGCGAAGTACGTCAGCCCGTTCATAGGACGGCTTGACGACGCGGGCCAGGACGGAATGGCGCTGCTTGAAGAAATAATCACGGTTTTCCAGAATTACGGAATCGACCGCTGCGAAGTGCTCGCCGCCAGCCTCCGGCATCCGATTCACGTGAAGCAGGCTCTGATGTTGGGCGCGGATGTAGCAACCCTGCCCTACAAAGTGTTCGAGCAACTATTCAAACATCCGCTGACGGACATCGGACTCAAACGCTTCCTTGACGACTGGGAAAGCGTGAAGGGGCTCGTGTAAGTGACAGGCGCTCCGCGGACGCAGATTGCATCCGCGGGAGTTTCATCCCCGGACACGGCAGGCGGAATCAGAATTTCGCCAAGCGTCGATCAAAGAATACTTGCCGCCGCAATGGCGAAACTCAAGTTGATCGCGCTTGATTGCGACGGCGTGATCTGGGTCGGGGAATCGCCGCTGCCCGGTGCGAACGAACTTGTTTTATGGTGCCGAAAGAACGGGATTCGCGCGTGCGGCGTAACGAACAATTCGAGCCGCGGCAGGGCTAACCTGGGAGAAAAAGCCGCAAGGCTCGGAATTCCGATGTCGGCGGACGATTTCTACACGACGAATCATCTGGCCACCGAAATAGCAGCCAAGCGTTATCGCGGAAAGGACGTACTAGTCTTAGGAAGCGGCGACCTGCTCGAAGCAGTGCAGGAAGGCGGAGCCAATGCTGTTCCGGTGGTTCAGTCGCTTGAGGAACTGCGAAGCCGCGAGCTCGAGGAATACAAATACGATGCGCTGATAGTCGGGTACGACCGCGATCTTCGGTACGCAGGAATCTGTCATGCGGCTGTCGCGATTAAAAACGGCGCGGATTTCATTTCAACGAATTCGGATTTCGCCTTTCCCGTAGGAGGCATTTACCTTTGGCCCGGAAACGGCGCGATAGCGGACATGCTTTCTCGGATTACAGGCGTCAAGCCGGAAACCCACGGCAAGCCGGAGCCCGGACTTCTGCTGGCGGCGATGCGGGGCTGCGGAGCATTTCCAAACGAAACGCTGATGGTCGGCGACCGCGTTGAGACCGACATCGCCTGCGGCAAAAACGCCGGAGCGTGGACTTGCCTTGTGGGAACAGGAGTGCAAATGGCGGGCGGCAACGATCCGGAATGCGGGATTGAGCCGGATTTGTTCGCGCCGGACTTGCCATCTCTGCTGAATTGGCTTATTAAGGTGCGCGAGGAGGAAAGCCGCCGGAAAGCGTGATTCCGGCGGATTTGAATGTCCAAGTACATATTT from bacterium includes the following:
- a CDS encoding HAD-IIA family hydrolase; amino-acid sequence: MTGAPRTQIASAGVSSPDTAGGIRISPSVDQRILAAAMAKLKLIALDCDGVIWVGESPLPGANELVLWCRKNGIRACGVTNNSSRGRANLGEKAARLGIPMSADDFYTTNHLATEIAAKRYRGKDVLVLGSGDLLEAVQEGGANAVPVVQSLEELRSRELEEYKYDALIVGYDRDLRYAGICHAAVAIKNGADFISTNSDFAFPVGGIYLWPGNGAIADMLSRITGVKPETHGKPEPGLLLAAMRGCGAFPNETLMVGDRVETDIACGKNAGAWTCLVGTGVQMAGGNDPECGIEPDLFAPDLPSLLNWLIKVREEESRRKA
- the fsa gene encoding fructose-6-phosphate aldolase, producing MKIFLDTANIDEIRQGVEMGLVDGITTNPTLVAKEKVKFKDRIIEICEIVDGPVNAEVTGLTADEMVNEAREISEWAKNIVVKIPMTPEGMKAVQRLSKHDIDTNVTLIFSVNQALLAAKAGAKYVSPFIGRLDDAGQDGMALLEEIITVFQNYGIDRCEVLAASLRHPIHVKQALMLGADVATLPYKVFEQLFKHPLTDIGLKRFLDDWESVKGLV
- a CDS encoding serine acetyltransferase, with the protein product MNDPQITPILDEACEQFGDGRIDFDAILEAVCAPGDVPGNPAGKNFRGHPRPSRSSVHECVEMLRSVLFPGYFGYGQLTERTIRAYVLTTLDRALRLLQEQVMRALCFECEKDFATCGKCVPDSRDMVVAFANRLPEVRRILSTDAQASYDYDPATTIRDEPVFCYPGMFAVTNYRMAHELAVLGVPLIPRIMTEYAHDITGIDIHPAAEIGESFFIDHGTGVVIGATCIIGNRVRLYQGVTLGVKNFELDERGFPVKGVPRHPILEDDVVIYSNTSVLGRIRIGKGSVVAANVRLTTDVPPGSIVYPAAVRVKVVDPKTGLPAGVAGESDG